Proteins from a single region of Streptomyces spectabilis:
- a CDS encoding diacylglycerol/lipid kinase family protein: protein MRTHEPRPAERTDLASLATKGLTGNRSARRAALRGTGSLALAAAAIQVATKVLDQRRPLRYPPSGMPSSHRTAGAAAFATAATLETPRLGVVLIPVAAGIAAARALSGAHAPARILVDTVLGVGVAAATCRWWPLHRGEPADSARPKLPVPALPSGEGLVVVVNSDAGGEVPAEVELRTLLPKADLRVCAAGKDLHTVLRQAAAQVQARGGALGVVGGDGTVNAAAVLAVDNRLPLAVFPGGTLNHFAADLGLSTLQEAADAVEEGRGGTVDLGRITGDGTCTYFLNTFSIGVYPELVRAREARETSLGKWPALAVGLLRVLADGAPIDITLDGRPRRLWLLFAGNSRYDPPGFAPSYRPTLDDGLLDLRLVDAKHPFARTRLVAAFLTGTLARSRVYRETTATCLRIDGVGKAGDYTRDGEVSSAADTLVLDKRSRALTVYLPAPR from the coding sequence ATGCGAACCCACGAACCGCGTCCCGCCGAACGCACGGACCTCGCCTCCCTGGCAACGAAGGGCTTGACCGGCAACCGCAGCGCTCGCCGGGCCGCCTTGCGCGGCACCGGCTCGCTGGCCCTTGCCGCTGCCGCCATCCAGGTCGCTACCAAGGTGCTCGACCAGCGCCGACCGCTGCGGTATCCGCCGAGCGGGATGCCCTCGTCCCACCGCACAGCCGGCGCTGCCGCTTTCGCGACGGCCGCCACCTTGGAGACACCCCGGCTGGGAGTCGTCCTCATCCCCGTCGCGGCAGGCATCGCCGCCGCCCGCGCCCTCTCGGGCGCGCATGCGCCCGCGCGCATCCTGGTCGACACCGTGCTCGGCGTGGGAGTCGCGGCGGCGACCTGCCGCTGGTGGCCGCTGCACCGCGGTGAGCCCGCAGACAGCGCCCGGCCGAAGCTGCCGGTGCCCGCCCTTCCGTCCGGCGAGGGTCTTGTCGTCGTCGTCAACAGCGACGCCGGCGGCGAGGTCCCGGCCGAAGTCGAACTGCGCACCCTGCTGCCCAAAGCGGACCTGCGGGTCTGTGCGGCCGGCAAGGACCTGCACACCGTGCTGCGGCAGGCCGCCGCGCAGGTACAGGCGCGCGGCGGCGCGCTCGGCGTGGTCGGGGGCGACGGCACGGTCAACGCGGCGGCCGTACTGGCCGTCGACAACCGGCTGCCGCTCGCGGTGTTCCCCGGCGGCACCCTCAACCACTTCGCCGCCGACCTCGGCCTTTCGACCTTGCAAGAGGCCGCCGACGCCGTGGAGGAGGGCCGCGGCGGAACCGTCGACCTCGGACGGATCACCGGCGACGGCACCTGCACCTATTTCCTCAACACCTTCAGCATCGGCGTCTACCCCGAACTCGTCCGGGCCCGCGAAGCCCGCGAGACGTCCCTGGGCAAATGGCCCGCCCTCGCCGTCGGCCTGCTCCGCGTCCTGGCCGACGGCGCCCCCATCGACATCACCCTCGACGGACGGCCCCGGCGGCTGTGGCTGCTGTTCGCCGGAAACAGCCGCTACGACCCTCCCGGCTTCGCCCCCTCCTACCGCCCCACCCTGGACGACGGACTCCTCGACCTGCGCCTCGTCGACGCAAAGCACCCCTTCGCCCGCACCCGCCTCGTCGCGGCTTTCCTCACCGGCACCCTCGCCCGCTCCCGCGTCTACCGGGAGACCACCGCCACCTGCCTGCGCATCGACGGTGTGGGCAAGGCAGGCGACTACACCCGGGACGGCGAAGTGAGCTCCGCCGCCGACACC